A genomic window from Thermosinus carboxydivorans Nor1 includes:
- a CDS encoding threonine aldolase family protein, with protein MRVVDLRSDTVTLPTPEMRRAMYEAEVGDDVYREDPTINRLEELAAHMTGKEAGLFVTSGTMGNQVAAMVHTQKSDEIICEAESHIYYYEVGGLACLSGAQPRPIAAKHGILTPELIRGAIRNPSDVHVPRTGLICLENTHNRAGGTVYPMDVLAGIKALAKEYGIPVHMDGARIFNAAVALKKDVREIAQHADTVQLCLSKGLGAPRSGFTAGRTARTY; from the coding sequence ATGCGGGTTGTGGATTTACGCAGCGACACCGTGACGCTGCCGACGCCCGAGATGCGCCGGGCCATGTACGAGGCCGAGGTGGGCGACGACGTCTACCGCGAGGATCCTACAATTAACAGACTAGAAGAATTAGCCGCCCATATGACGGGAAAAGAAGCCGGGCTTTTTGTTACAAGCGGCACCATGGGTAATCAGGTTGCCGCCATGGTACATACGCAAAAAAGCGATGAAATTATCTGTGAGGCCGAATCCCATATTTACTATTACGAAGTAGGCGGCCTGGCCTGTCTGTCGGGGGCTCAGCCGCGGCCTATTGCGGCAAAACATGGCATCCTCACACCCGAGCTTATTCGCGGTGCCATCCGCAATCCAAGCGATGTCCACGTTCCCCGGACAGGACTGATTTGCCTGGAAAATACGCATAACCGGGCTGGCGGAACCGTATATCCGATGGATGTTCTGGCTGGCATCAAGGCTTTGGCTAAAGAGTACGGCATTCCCGTACATATGGACGGCGCGCGTATCTTTAATGCCGCGGTGGCCTTGAAAAAAGACGTCCGGGAAATTGCCCAGCATGCCGATACTGTGCAACTGTGTCTGTCTAAGGGGTTGGGCGCTCCCCGGTCCGGGTTCACTGCTGGTCGGACCGCAAGAACTTATTGA
- a CDS encoding beta-eliminating lyase-related protein — protein MLGGGLRQAGILAAAGIVALETMVDRLAEDHQHARMLGEAMAEMGLAIDLETVQTNIVIFDVSSIDVTANTFVAKLRERGIKVNAFGEYKIRMVTHYGVTREDIRYTVDILAKLVKGE, from the coding sequence ATGCTGGGCGGTGGCCTGCGGCAGGCAGGTATTCTGGCGGCGGCCGGTATTGTCGCCTTGGAGACCATGGTTGACCGGCTGGCGGAAGATCATCAGCACGCCCGCATGCTGGGCGAGGCCATGGCCGAGATGGGGCTAGCCATTGATTTGGAAACCGTGCAAACGAACATTGTCATTTTTGACGTTTCGTCCATCGATGTAACTGCTAATACATTTGTCGCCAAACTGCGGGAGAGAGGCATTAAGGTCAACGCCTTTGGTGAGTATAAGATCCGTATGGTGACACACTACGGTGTGACGCGCGAAGATATTCGATATACCGTGGATATTTTGGCCAAGCTAGTAAAGGGTGAATAA
- a CDS encoding replication-associated recombination protein A, whose protein sequence is MDLFASVHLAEAEKKAPLAVRMRPRSLDEFVGQQHLVGPGRFLRRMLKAGTLPSLLLFGPPGTGKTTLAYLIANAAGCHFEKLNAVAAGVADVRKQVEAAQERLKLYGQRTILFIDEIHRFNKGQQDALLPFVEDGTIILIGATTENPYFEVNSPLLSRMRITKLQPLSEEEIVQILVRALTDERGLGDRRLAWDEGALGHYCPRLPAAMPRIALNILEQAAWQLEETGEGRITAAVLETVMGEKIHRYDKSGDSHYDVISAFIKSLRGSDPDAALHYLARMLEAGEDVNFIARRLVISAAEDVGNADPQALIIANAAAQAVHFIGLPEARIILAQAVTYIACAPKSNAAYLAIEQALADVRGKNYGEVPLHLRDAHYRGAKALGHGQGYLYPHDYPGGWVRQQHLPAPLAGTVYYRPGQLGYERQIRQHLEQLRARHNEDGKVPE, encoded by the coding sequence GTGGATCTGTTTGCTTCCGTCCATTTGGCCGAGGCGGAAAAAAAGGCGCCGCTAGCAGTCCGCATGCGACCAAGGTCGCTAGACGAATTTGTCGGCCAGCAGCATTTGGTAGGTCCTGGCCGCTTCCTCCGGCGCATGCTGAAGGCCGGTACTCTCCCGTCGCTACTGCTGTTTGGTCCGCCGGGAACGGGAAAAACGACGCTGGCCTATTTGATTGCCAATGCGGCAGGTTGCCATTTTGAAAAACTCAATGCCGTGGCTGCCGGGGTTGCTGATGTCCGCAAGCAGGTTGAGGCGGCCCAGGAACGGCTCAAGCTGTATGGGCAGCGTACCATTTTGTTTATTGACGAAATACACCGCTTCAACAAAGGGCAACAGGACGCGCTGCTCCCGTTTGTGGAAGATGGCACCATAATTTTAATTGGGGCCACTACCGAAAACCCATATTTTGAGGTTAACTCACCGCTTTTGTCGCGGATGCGGATTACCAAGCTCCAGCCCCTTAGTGAAGAAGAGATCGTTCAAATCCTTGTACGTGCCCTAACCGACGAACGCGGACTGGGCGACCGTCGCTTGGCGTGGGACGAAGGTGCTTTGGGCCATTATTGCCCGCGCCTGCCGGCGGCGATGCCCCGTATTGCCCTTAATATACTGGAACAGGCGGCATGGCAGCTGGAAGAAACAGGGGAAGGCCGTATTACCGCTGCTGTCCTTGAAACTGTTATGGGCGAAAAAATTCATCGATATGATAAAAGTGGTGACAGCCATTATGATGTTATTTCCGCTTTCATCAAGAGCTTGCGCGGCTCTGACCCGGATGCGGCCCTACATTATCTGGCCCGCATGCTGGAAGCGGGGGAAGATGTGAATTTTATCGCCCGGCGCTTGGTCATCAGTGCCGCTGAAGACGTAGGCAACGCTGATCCGCAGGCCTTGATTATTGCTAATGCCGCGGCCCAGGCCGTTCATTTTATCGGCCTGCCGGAAGCGCGGATTATTCTGGCTCAGGCCGTTACTTACATCGCCTGTGCTCCCAAGAGTAACGCGGCCTATTTGGCTATTGAACAGGCTTTGGCTGATGTGCGCGGGAAAAACTACGGCGAGGTGCCGCTGCATTTGCGCGATGCCCATTATCGCGGCGCCAAAGCGCTTGGGCATGGCCAGGGTTATTTGTATCCCCACGACTATCCGGGTGGCTGGGTACGCCAGCAACATCTGCCCGCCCCGCTGGCCGGCACGGTCTATTACCGGCCCGGGCAGCTTGGGTACGAAAGGCAAATACGGCAACATTTGGAGCAGTTACGGGCCAGGCATA